CAAACTGGCGGGAAAGCGCTTCTTTTTGCGAGGCGGACCAGACATTCCAGAACCGGTCGCGAAGGTCCCGCGCCTTTTCCTGAAACCAGGAGAGAGGTTTCTGCCCGGCGTAGGGACAGGTGGTATCCAGGGCGATGAAGGCCACTCCTTTGTCGAGCGTAAAAACCAGAGGATAGATCCGGCAGTCCAGGGGATGGTCGGGCCAGCTCCGGCAGGACGCGCTGGACTCTTCGAGACGAGAACATGTCCAGACTGGAAGACCTTCACAATCCCCTTTGATCATGCGGAGCGGTTCCCCCGATGGATTGAAGGCGAGGGGAAGGAGAGAGAGCTCCCCCCGGCCGGCGAAAGGCGTCATTTCCGGCGGAGAGAGGAAGTGGCAGCATTGCCGGCAGGACTGGCAGAGGGTATGGGGAACGTCCAGAAAAGGCATCTTATTTCCGGGTAGCCAGAACGCGATTCGGATCGTCGTGAAGGGAGCGGGAAAACAGGCGCCTTTCCATCTCTTCGAGCAGCGGGAGAAGGGTCGCTTTATCCAGCGCGGCGACCTGGAAGGCTTCCGGAAACCGGACAGACAGAATGTCCCGTTCGGCCGGGGACAGGCAGTCGGTCTTGTTCAGGATCAAGATTCTGGGAATGCGATCGATCTCCATCTCTTTCAGAAGTTCTTCCACCCGCTGGATCTGTTCTTCCATTTTCGGGTGGAACGCGTCTGCGACGTGCAGGAGAAGATGGGCGTCCTTGAGCTCGTCGAACGTCGCCAGAAAGGCACGGCGAAGATCTCCCGGAAGGTTCCGGATAAACCCCACCGTGTCGGTCAGGATGATCTCCCGTTCTCTCGGGAAGCGAAGACGTCTTGTTGTCGGGTCCAGGGTGGCGAACATCCTGTTTTCCGTGAGGACGGAGCTCCCCGTCAGCTGGTTGAGGAGGGTCGATTTTCCGACATTGGTATAGCCCACCAGCGAAACGATGGGAACGTCCCGTTCTTTCCGGCGCTCCTTGCGGTTCTGTCGCTCGAGTGCGACCCGATCAAGTTTTTCGGACAGGTGGCTGATGCGGTCCCGAACGCGGCGGCGATCCTCTTCAAGACGGGTTTCGCCGGGTCCCCTTCCACCGATTCCGCCTGTGAGGCGGGAAAGAGCGGTGGAGCGTTTTTCGAGACGGGGCAGAAGATACCGCAACTGGGCCAGTTCCACCTGGAGTTTTCCGTCGCTGGAATGGGCCCGCCGGGCAAAAATATCCAGGATCAGCTGGGTTCGGTCGATGACCTTCAGCTCTGTCATGTCCGCGATGGTTTTCACCTGGACAGGAGAAAGGTTCTGCTCGAAAATGATCAGGCTGGCCTGGACGTGCAGGGCATGGATGATCAGGCTCTTGAGCCTGTCCCGGCTCAGGAGGGTGCTGGGATGATAGGAGGCAATCCTCTGGATCTCCTTTCCCAGGACGTCGACCCCTGCAGAGGCGGCCAGTTCTTCCAGCTCCTGGACGTTTTCCTCCTGGGAAGCGACCGAGTCCGGGGACGCCGATACCAGAATGGCTCTTTCCCGTTCGGAAAGATGGTGCCTTGATGAGGTCCGGACCCGGCGCATTTCTTCTTCGATGGCCCGGATCCGTTCGTGACCCTCCAGGTTCCGGGGGGTCACGCGAAGGTTGGCTTCGAGGGTCCACGGAAGAGGGGCTTTCGGGTCAGGATCCAGGGTCGCGAGCGAAAAACTCTCCACCTGGGGGAGCCGGGGTTTCATATGGACGACGATCTGGGCGTCCAGACGGAGCAATGCCAGATCGTTCAGGTCGTCTTGTGAAAGAGGCTCCCCCTTGATGTGCGTGTGCACGAGGGTCAGGCCTCTGAGCAAATGATCGCCGCCCCGGGAAGCCGGAAGCTTTTCGATATAAATGTCCTGGGGTGTTCCGACAAGGACATCTTCGACGGTGCCTTCCCGCGACAGGAGAATGCCGATCTGGCGTCCCGTTTCATGGCTGATCTCGGCCATCTGGGTCATCAATTCCCCCGTCACCCACAAATCGGGGGGAACTTTTCTTCTGAACAGACGCGACAATGTCTGGAGATGGCTGGGCTTGAGGCCTTTGGTATTTCCGTTTACCAGGGAAATGGGAAGTCCCCCTCCCGCATGTCGATGCGTTTCAGACCCATGAAATAAGCACACCGGGAATCGTCAAGATCGTTGAAGAAAGTCCGCTCCTGTCCGTCTTCGAAAGAAATCCGGACATAGGCAGCTCCACCCGGTATCGTGGATGTCGAAATTTCAAGCACCGAACCGCGTCCCCATTCCGGATAGTCGCGGTGAGTGACCGATTCCCCGGGACGAAGAAAGAGTCGTGGTCCGGCGCTCATGCCAGATAGTCCCGTGCTGTCGGACAGGAGAATATCACCGGGGTCTCCGGGTCAGAAGGCGTTTCTTGTAGATGGGGTTGTCCGGACAAAGCCCTGCCGCTTCCTTGATTTCCTGAAATCCCAGCTGATCCCGGTCGAGAGCCAGATCCGCAAGACCGTTCCAGGACAGGATGCGCGGATCTTTTGGCGATTTCGCCAGGGCTTTCCGGAAGCGTTTTTCCGCCTTCACGTAGGAGCCCCCGACAAACCAGGGTTTGTAATAATCTTCGAGCCCTCTGGAGAGGTTGGAATCCGGATCGTCCGGCTCCAGGGCCAGGGCCTGGCTGTTCGCCCGGCTGGCCAGTTTCCCGTAGCGCATGCCGGCAGGGAAGTGGAGATATTGTGTTTTCAGAAGGTCCAGCATGCCTTCCATTGCCCACGGCCAGGACACGCCGGGAGTGTCTGTTTCGGCCTGATGTGCCGAGAGAATTCCCTCGTTGATCGTCTGCAGTCCCTCTTTTCTTGCCCCCTTGATCGTTTTGTTGTCCCGGAGAAGACGGGCTTTCAGGATCAGGAGTTCCAGTCGCGAACGCAGTGCCGGATTTTCCGAAAGGTCCTTGTCGATCTGGGCCAGATTCGGATGACAGTCGAGGGCATGAACATCGATGGGGGTCTTCTGGGGGGGGACGTTCGTCGGACTGGTCGCGGAAAGAGCGTTGCGTATAAAAAGAAGAGAGAGGATCAGGGCGGTGAAAACCGCGGGTCTAAGAAACATGTTCATGGAGAAGCATTTTCAGATCGGGTCCCATTCTGGACCGGTGGAGGATCTTGTCGACACCTGCCTGCTGGCCTCGGCGAAGACTGTCCTGATCAGTGTGGAAGGAAATACCGACCAGTATCGTTTTTTCCTTGCGACGGCGAAGCGTTTCGGAAAGGGGGAACACCTCGTCCTTGAGGGCGGAAAGATCGAACACCGCCACGATTGTCCCTTCGGGAGACAGGGTTTCCGCTTTTCCCGGATCTTCCTGCCGGAAGGTCCATCCTTCCGAGAGAGCCGCCTGTCGGATGGGGCCGGACAGGAATAGATCCTTTCCGATATAGACAACAATTTTTTCCGAGGATTTTTTTTCTGTCAACGCGTCCCCTTCCCCCTGGATGTTTTTTCGGCGTGTACAAGACGGGACTTCCCGCCCATATAAGGCCGCAGGACCTCCGGGATCACGACAGAGCCGTCCTGCTCCTGGAAATTTTCAAGAATGGCGGCGATGGTGCGTCCGATAGCGACACCGGAGCCGTTCATCGTATGTACGAGGCGGGGTTTTCCTCCCCCCTTGGGGCGGTAGCGGATCCCGGCCCGTCGCGCCTGAAAGTCTTCGAAGTTTGAACAGGAGGAGATTTCCCGGTAGACCCCCTGGGCTGGCATCCAGACTTCGAGGTCATAGGTCTTGGCCGAAGAGAACCCCAGATCTCCGGTACAAAGGGCGATGCGCCGAAACGGAAGACCGAGTCCGGCCAGGATCTGCTCGGCGTCCCGGGTCAGCTCTTCGAGGTCGTCGTAGGATGTGTCGGGAGAGGTCACCCAAACGAGTTCGACTTTTTGAAACTGGTGCTGACGAATCAGACCCCGCGTATCCTTTCCCGCCGCACCGGCTTCCCGGCGGAAACAGGTGGTGGAGGCCACATATTTGACCGGAAGGTCCTCCTCTTCGAGGATCGAATCCCTGTTCAGGTTGGTGACGGGAACTTCGGCCGTCGGGATCAGGACGAGGTTGTCCTCGGGGATCTGGAAGCTTTCCTCCCGGAATTTTGGA
This portion of the Leptospirillum ferriphilum genome encodes:
- a CDS encoding YkgJ family cysteine cluster protein, producing MPFLDVPHTLCQSCRQCCHFLSPPEMTPFAGRGELSLLPLAFNPSGEPLRMIKGDCEGLPVWTCSRLEESSASCRSWPDHPLDCRIYPLVFTLDKGVAFIALDTTCPYAGQKPLSWFQEKARDLRDRFWNVWSASQKEALSRQFALDTFPERILLIPLDESPG
- a CDS encoding DUF3553 domain-containing protein, translated to MSAGPRLFLRPGESVTHRDYPEWGRGSVLEISTSTIPGGAAYVRISFEDGQERTFFNDLDDSRCAYFMGLKRIDMREGDFPFPW
- the serS gene encoding serine--tRNA ligase: MLDIRRILSDTDACRKALLNRKTDIPIDDVLEEEKDLASLRKRWESLRETRNRLSEEIGRKKRVGEETASLMEESRSVNGEIALMEQDLLKREEALRERLLLLPNIPHPSVPVGPDETANKEVHRQGSPREFPFSPLPHWEIGNRLGILDFDRAAVLSGSRFSVLTGDGARLERALTSWMLDTHTASGVTRRSQKSYTEVSVPLLVRPEMMEGTGQFPKFREESFQIPEDNLVLIPTAEVPVTNLNRDSILEEEDLPVKYVASTTCFRREAGAAGKDTRGLIRQHQFQKVELVWVTSPDTSYDDLEELTRDAEQILAGLGLPFRRIALCTGDLGFSSAKTYDLEVWMPAQGVYREISSCSNFEDFQARRAGIRYRPKGGGKPRLVHTMNGSGVAIGRTIAAILENFQEQDGSVVIPEVLRPYMGGKSRLVHAEKTSRGKGTR
- the hflX gene encoding GTPase HflX produces the protein MTQMAEISHETGRQIGILLSREGTVEDVLVGTPQDIYIEKLPASRGGDHLLRGLTLVHTHIKGEPLSQDDLNDLALLRLDAQIVVHMKPRLPQVESFSLATLDPDPKAPLPWTLEANLRVTPRNLEGHERIRAIEEEMRRVRTSSRHHLSERERAILVSASPDSVASQEENVQELEELAASAGVDVLGKEIQRIASYHPSTLLSRDRLKSLIIHALHVQASLIIFEQNLSPVQVKTIADMTELKVIDRTQLILDIFARRAHSSDGKLQVELAQLRYLLPRLEKRSTALSRLTGGIGGRGPGETRLEEDRRRVRDRISHLSEKLDRVALERQNRKERRKERDVPIVSLVGYTNVGKSTLLNQLTGSSVLTENRMFATLDPTTRRLRFPREREIILTDTVGFIRNLPGDLRRAFLATFDELKDAHLLLHVADAFHPKMEEQIQRVEELLKEMEIDRIPRILILNKTDCLSPAERDILSVRFPEAFQVAALDKATLLPLLEEMERRLFSRSLHDDPNRVLATRK